Proteins encoded by one window of Winogradskyella sp. PG-2:
- a CDS encoding HAD-IA family hydrolase — translation MIKTLIFDFGDVFINLDKQGAMKNALNLFDIDTFEDDMISTNIQYEIGRISTSEFINFYKSKFPSLSKTDIIEAWNFIIKNFPKYRFEFIKDLVIKGDYKLILLSNTNDMHIEFIKQNVPFYEQFKDCFDVFYLSQEIHLRKPNKDIFEFVLKENNLTAQECLFIDDTKDNTDTASELGFKVWNIDETKDDVVNLFKIKKELF, via the coding sequence GTGATTAAAACATTAATATTCGATTTTGGAGATGTATTTATCAATTTAGATAAACAAGGCGCGATGAAAAATGCCTTAAATCTATTTGATATAGACACTTTTGAAGATGATATGATTTCTACTAATATTCAATATGAAATAGGTAGAATTTCGACTTCAGAATTTATCAACTTTTATAAGTCAAAATTTCCAAGCTTAAGTAAAACCGATATTATTGAAGCTTGGAATTTTATCATCAAAAATTTCCCTAAATATAGATTTGAGTTTATCAAAGACCTAGTAATTAAAGGAGACTATAAACTAATACTTCTCAGCAATACTAATGATATGCACATTGAATTTATAAAACAAAATGTGCCATTCTACGAGCAATTTAAAGATTGTTTTGATGTATTCTATCTATCTCAAGAAATTCATTTAAGAAAACCAAATAAAGATATTTTTGAATTTGTGTTAAAAGAAAACAATCTAACTGCTCAAGAATGCCTTTTTATTGATGATACAAAAGACAACACTGATACAGCATCAGAACTAGGCTTTAAGGTTTGGAATATAGATGAAACTAAAGATGATGTTGTTAACCTATTTAAAATTAAAAAAGAACTCTTTTGA
- a CDS encoding membrane protein, whose protein sequence is MIYLLLSVLSSTCIFILFKFFDKYKIDTLQAIVINYFTAFTCGLILYDGKIRVEIIYANWFIAAIGLGFLFITIFNIMALTAQKNGLSVVSVASKMSVIIPILFGIYIYNESAGFQKIIGIVLALVAVYLTSVKQKDGSSLSKSIYLPIILFIGSGIIDTSVNHFAPQNHMQLFLAVIFGMAGFIGIVILSYKSIILKHHLKLKSIPFGLALGVVNYCSMYFLLKALRIEGFESSSIFTLNNVSIVAVSSLIGLFLFKEQISKKNWAGILMAIISIILVTLT, encoded by the coding sequence TTGATTTATTTGTTACTTAGCGTACTTTCTTCAACTTGCATTTTTATACTTTTTAAATTTTTCGATAAATATAAGATTGACACTTTACAGGCTATTGTCATCAATTACTTTACAGCATTTACTTGTGGATTAATATTATATGATGGAAAAATTAGAGTTGAAATTATTTATGCAAATTGGTTTATTGCTGCCATAGGTTTAGGGTTTTTATTTATAACAATATTTAATATCATGGCACTTACAGCTCAAAAGAATGGACTTTCTGTGGTTTCTGTTGCTAGTAAGATGAGTGTTATTATTCCTATTCTATTTGGAATTTATATTTATAATGAAAGTGCTGGTTTTCAAAAAATCATAGGAATTGTATTAGCATTAGTCGCTGTATATCTTACCTCTGTAAAGCAAAAAGATGGTAGCTCATTATCAAAATCAATTTATTTACCTATTATTTTATTTATTGGTTCTGGTATAATCGATACTTCTGTAAACCATTTTGCTCCACAAAACCATATGCAATTATTTCTTGCCGTTATTTTTGGTATGGCCGGTTTTATTGGTATTGTCATTTTAAGTTATAAATCTATAATACTAAAGCATCACTTAAAATTAAAGAGTATTCCTTTTGGCCTTGCACTAGGTGTTGTTAATTACTGCTCAATGTATTTTCTATTAAAAGCATTACGTATAGAAGGGTTTGAAAGCTCTTCAATATTTACTCTCAATAATGTGTCTATAGTAGCAGTATCGTCGCTAATAGGACTATTCTTATTTAAAGAACAGATTTCTAAAAAAAATTGGGCAGGAATATTAATGGCCATTATTTCTATCATATTAGTAACACTTACATGA